The Halogranum gelatinilyticum genome contains a region encoding:
- a CDS encoding DNA-directed RNA polymerase subunit L, producing the protein MELRVIEKTDEELRIEIAGEDHTFMNVLKGALLETDGVAAATYDVNPEQSGGQTDPILSVKTEGGLDPLDAVAAGAQNVQNMTDAFRDAFQAA; encoded by the coding sequence ATGGAACTGCGGGTCATCGAGAAGACCGACGAGGAACTCCGCATCGAGATCGCCGGTGAGGACCACACCTTCATGAACGTGCTGAAGGGCGCGCTGCTTGAGACCGACGGGGTCGCCGCCGCGACGTACGACGTGAACCCCGAGCAGTCCGGTGGACAGACGGACCCTATCCTCTCGGTGAAGACCGAAGGCGGCCTCGACCCTCTCGACGCCGTCGCTGCGGGTGCACAGAACGTCCAGAACATGACCGACGCCTTCCGCGACGCCTTCCAGGCCGCGTAA
- a CDS encoding phosphoadenosine phosphosulfate reductase family protein, producing MPENFPDYLNVDYTDGEGETPEDYPSINHKLEKAIEVTKQGLEEYENPAVMWTGGKDSTLTLYFVKEVAERYDLELPPTVFIDHFQHFDELMDFVRHWADEWDLEVVWARNTDVGDYVDENGLEPGDDIPIEDLSEHNQHHVRNILEYEEDSFPFLLDTYVGNHLLKTVALNDTLENHDIDGIISGIRWDEQEARADETFFSPRHDPDIYPPHDRIQPILQFKEADVWEAFWHFVVPETVEEYPDEGYVPQDYDDLPNGLTHEDIPVSPKYFEGFRSLGSEISTDKAESKPAWLQDLDNTTERAGRAQDKEDLMERLRDLGYM from the coding sequence ATGCCCGAGAACTTCCCAGACTACCTCAACGTCGACTACACCGACGGCGAGGGCGAGACGCCCGAAGACTATCCGAGCATCAACCACAAACTCGAGAAGGCCATCGAAGTGACGAAGCAGGGCCTCGAAGAGTACGAGAACCCTGCCGTGATGTGGACCGGTGGCAAGGACTCCACGCTCACGCTCTACTTCGTGAAGGAGGTCGCCGAGCGCTACGACCTCGAACTGCCGCCGACGGTCTTCATCGACCACTTCCAGCACTTCGACGAGCTGATGGACTTCGTCCGCCACTGGGCCGACGAGTGGGACCTGGAAGTCGTCTGGGCCCGCAACACCGACGTCGGTGACTACGTCGACGAGAACGGCCTCGAACCCGGCGACGACATCCCGATCGAGGACCTCTCGGAGCACAACCAGCACCACGTCCGCAACATCCTCGAGTACGAGGAGGACTCCTTCCCGTTCCTGCTGGACACCTACGTCGGCAACCACCTGCTGAAGACGGTCGCACTCAACGACACGCTGGAGAACCACGACATCGACGGCATCATCTCCGGCATCCGCTGGGACGAGCAGGAGGCTCGCGCCGACGAGACGTTCTTCAGCCCGCGCCACGACCCCGACATCTACCCCCCGCACGACCGCATTCAGCCAATCCTGCAGTTCAAGGAGGCCGACGTCTGGGAAGCCTTCTGGCACTTCGTGGTCCCCGAGACCGTCGAGGAGTACCCCGACGAGGGCTACGTCCCGCAGGACTACGACGACCTGCCGAACGGTCTCACCCACGAGGACATCCCGGTCAGCCCGAAGTACTTCGAGGGCTTCCGCTCGCTGGGTAGCGAGATCTCGACCGACAAAGCCGAGTCCAAGCCCGCGTGGCTCCAGGACCTCGACAACACGACCGAACGCGCCGGCCGCGCCCAGGACAAAGAGGACCTGATGGAGCGGCTGCGCGACCTCGGTTACATGTGA
- a CDS encoding DUF7110 family protein, with the protein MSGRVYRLHSTLELPLEDVEDYFENDPALPAEIADIDITRRNNTLIIKAVAADESLSKYTPTAQLKASVTETRVYEEEPPRPGGPQWGEEEEEIPSELVEFACFKGDRETVLQNTALQYPMFLVLRDIARKAEKGTLTAITETDGDLEATRIVEGDDRPASIEVVETPSKSSKDGNGVNWRDNKFISD; encoded by the coding sequence ATGTCAGGCCGCGTATACCGACTCCATTCGACACTCGAACTGCCACTCGAAGACGTAGAGGATTACTTCGAGAACGACCCCGCGCTCCCAGCGGAGATTGCGGACATCGACATCACGAGGAGGAACAATACACTCATCATCAAAGCGGTAGCGGCCGACGAGAGCCTCAGCAAGTACACCCCTACGGCACAGCTCAAAGCGAGTGTCACGGAGACACGCGTCTACGAGGAGGAGCCGCCGCGGCCGGGCGGCCCGCAGTGGGGAGAAGAAGAAGAGGAGATCCCCTCGGAACTGGTCGAGTTCGCCTGCTTCAAGGGCGACCGCGAGACCGTACTCCAGAACACCGCGCTCCAGTATCCGATGTTCCTCGTCCTGCGCGACATCGCTCGCAAGGCCGAGAAGGGCACGCTGACCGCCATCACCGAGACCGACGGCGACCTCGAAGCGACCCGCATCGTCGAGGGCGACGACCGACCCGCGAGCATCGAGGTCGTCGAGACGCCCTCGAAGAGCTCGAAGGACGGCAACGGCGTCAACTGGCGCGACAACAAGTTCATCAGCGACTGA
- a CDS encoding phosphoadenosine phosphosulfate reductase family protein, whose amino-acid sequence MTSFPDYLDLDYTDGQSQTAADYPSLADKVEKAAEVTLTALQQYRKPAVMWTGGKDSTVVLYVVREVAREHGFDVPPVVFLDHFEHFDEVEAFVHHWTDEWDLDLIWAKNQDFEDLDIAPGDSVAVADLNETNRRELARLGYEGDEFVLDADSFEGNHLLKTVVLNQVIDDHGFDGIFSGVRWDEQESRATETFFSPRHDSEKYPPHDRVHSILQFDEGDIWDTFWQFIVPDTVEDYPVGHVPESADDLPEGVTAQDLPVSPKYFEGFRSLGTESGSGKSDDRPAWLQDLDNTTEREGRAQDKENLMSQLRDLGYM is encoded by the coding sequence ATGACATCCTTCCCCGACTACCTCGACCTCGACTACACCGACGGCCAGAGCCAGACCGCCGCCGACTACCCCTCACTCGCCGACAAAGTCGAGAAGGCCGCCGAGGTCACACTCACCGCCCTCCAGCAGTACCGCAAGCCGGCAGTCATGTGGACCGGCGGCAAGGACTCGACGGTCGTCCTCTACGTCGTCCGCGAGGTCGCCCGCGAACACGGCTTCGACGTCCCCCCAGTCGTCTTCCTCGACCACTTCGAGCACTTCGACGAAGTCGAGGCGTTCGTCCACCACTGGACCGACGAGTGGGATCTCGACCTGATCTGGGCGAAAAACCAGGACTTCGAGGACCTGGACATCGCTCCCGGTGACTCGGTCGCCGTCGCGGACCTGAACGAGACGAACCGCCGGGAGCTGGCCCGCCTCGGCTACGAGGGCGACGAGTTCGTCCTCGACGCCGACTCCTTCGAAGGCAACCACCTGCTGAAGACCGTCGTACTGAACCAGGTCATCGACGACCACGGCTTCGACGGCATCTTCTCGGGCGTGCGCTGGGATGAACAGGAGTCGCGTGCGACGGAGACGTTCTTCAGCCCGCGGCACGACTCGGAGAAGTATCCCCCGCACGACCGCGTCCACTCCATCCTCCAGTTCGACGAGGGCGACATCTGGGACACCTTCTGGCAGTTCATCGTCCCCGACACCGTCGAGGACTACCCGGTCGGCCACGTCCCCGAGAGTGCTGACGACCTTCCTGAGGGCGTCACCGCGCAAGACCTCCCGGTCTCGCCGAAGTATTTCGAGGGCTTCCGCTCGCTCGGAACCGAATCGGGGTCGGGCAAGAGCGACGACCGCCCGGCGTGGCTGCAGGACCTCGACAACACGACCGAACGCGAGGGCCGCGCACAGGACAAGGAGAACCTGATGTCGCAGCTGCGCGACCTCGGCTATATGTAA
- a CDS encoding diphthine--ammonia ligase encodes MTDDWVSLFSGGKDSSWALYRALEEGLNVSRLLTVHPEGDSYMYHVPETRLARLVAESVGIELVEVEPEDFEAHAAEDSGAQGDAELEPLEAALEALQGELDLVGVTAGAVESEFQTHRIQDMCDRLGIDLFAPLWQEDPRELADAMLDAGFEIKIIQVAAGGLDESWLGRTLDEDALEELEELNDKYGVHILGEGGEFETFVVDGPHMERRIELEYDTEWDGTRGRIRITDARLA; translated from the coding sequence ATGACTGACGACTGGGTAAGTCTCTTCTCCGGCGGCAAGGACTCCTCGTGGGCACTCTACCGCGCGCTCGAGGAGGGGCTGAACGTCTCGCGACTCCTCACGGTCCACCCCGAGGGCGACTCGTATATGTACCACGTCCCCGAGACGCGGCTGGCGAGACTCGTCGCCGAGAGCGTCGGTATCGAACTCGTCGAGGTCGAACCCGAGGACTTCGAGGCCCACGCTGCCGAGGACTCCGGCGCGCAGGGCGACGCCGAACTCGAACCGCTCGAAGCCGCGCTCGAAGCCCTCCAGGGTGAACTCGACCTCGTCGGCGTCACCGCCGGAGCCGTCGAGAGCGAGTTCCAGACCCACAGAATCCAGGATATGTGCGACCGCCTCGGCATCGACCTCTTCGCGCCCCTGTGGCAGGAAGACCCCCGCGAACTCGCCGACGCGATGCTCGACGCCGGCTTCGAGATCAAGATCATCCAGGTCGCCGCTGGCGGACTGGACGAGTCGTGGCTTGGCCGAACGCTCGACGAGGACGCGCTCGAAGAACTGGAGGAACTGAACGACAAGTACGGCGTCCACATCCTCGGCGAGGGCGGCGAGTTCGAGACGTTCGTCGTCGACGGGCCGCACATGGAACGCCGTATCGAACTCGAATACGACACCGAGTGGGACGGGACGCGCGGTCGGATTCGGATTACCGACGCTCGGCTAGCCTAA
- a CDS encoding glycoside hydrolase family 13 protein produces MTEADIDRQWWKEAVVYQIYPRSFKDTDGDGVGDLPGIVDELDYLSDLGVDVVWLNPVYESPGADNGYDIADYRAIDDQFGDMGDWEDLLEGLHDRDIKLIMDLVVNHTSDEHEWFVESQKSRDNPYRDYYIWREGRPAEEAEYECDEGPDGEVPPNNWQSFFGGPAWSYDERTEEWYLHIFDEKQPDLNWENPAVRKEIYDMMTWWLEKGIDGFRMDVINLISKPADLADGADPEALVVGADRFMNGPRIHEFLSEMHEEVLADYDAMTVGEMAAIDAEQAREYARDGMNMAFTFDHVRLDFGPNGRWSHGEFTLPELKGAMTYWQESLGDEGWNAVFLGNHDEPRIVSRFGNDEAYRVESAKLLATLLNTLQGTPYILQGDELGMTNYPFESLDEVRDVDTLNNVRVARERGQFTDDAEMLDLVRQRSRDNARTPMQWSGEETHAGFTDGEPWIPVNPNYQAVNVADARADAESVWHYYRRVVDLRHGSDLLTYGDYQLYLPDHEELWVYTRTLGDDTVLVVLNFSDAETTFEPPADFVGRDATLLVGNYDVEGAVDTVESTTLQPWEARVYDLD; encoded by the coding sequence ATGACTGAAGCCGACATCGACCGCCAGTGGTGGAAGGAGGCGGTCGTCTATCAGATCTATCCGCGGAGTTTCAAGGACACCGACGGCGACGGCGTCGGCGACCTGCCGGGTATCGTCGACGAACTCGACTATCTCTCCGACCTCGGCGTCGACGTCGTCTGGCTCAACCCCGTCTACGAGTCACCGGGCGCGGACAACGGCTACGACATCGCCGATTACCGCGCCATCGACGACCAGTTCGGCGATATGGGCGACTGGGAGGACCTCTTGGAGGGGCTGCACGACCGCGACATCAAACTCATCATGGATCTCGTGGTCAACCACACCTCCGACGAGCACGAGTGGTTCGTCGAGTCGCAGAAGTCACGGGACAACCCTTACCGCGACTACTACATCTGGCGGGAGGGTCGCCCGGCCGAGGAGGCCGAGTACGAGTGTGACGAGGGTCCCGATGGCGAGGTGCCGCCGAACAACTGGCAGTCCTTCTTCGGTGGTCCCGCCTGGAGCTACGACGAGCGGACCGAGGAGTGGTATCTCCACATCTTCGACGAGAAGCAGCCCGACCTGAACTGGGAGAACCCCGCGGTTCGTAAGGAAATCTACGACATGATGACCTGGTGGCTGGAGAAGGGCATCGACGGCTTCCGGATGGACGTCATCAACCTCATCTCCAAGCCCGCCGACCTTGCCGACGGCGCGGACCCCGAGGCACTCGTCGTCGGCGCGGACCGCTTCATGAACGGGCCGCGCATCCACGAGTTCCTCTCGGAGATGCACGAGGAGGTCCTGGCGGACTACGACGCGATGACGGTCGGCGAGATGGCTGCCATCGACGCCGAGCAGGCTCGCGAGTACGCCCGCGACGGGATGAACATGGCCTTTACCTTCGACCACGTCCGGCTCGACTTCGGCCCGAACGGCCGCTGGAGCCACGGCGAGTTCACCCTGCCCGAGTTGAAGGGCGCGATGACCTACTGGCAGGAGAGCCTCGGCGACGAGGGCTGGAACGCGGTCTTCCTCGGCAACCACGACGAACCCCGCATCGTCTCGCGGTTCGGCAACGACGAGGCGTACCGCGTCGAGTCCGCGAAACTCCTCGCGACGCTCCTCAACACGCTCCAGGGCACGCCCTACATCCTCCAGGGCGACGAATTGGGGATGACCAACTACCCCTTCGAGAGCCTCGACGAGGTGCGCGACGTCGACACGCTCAACAACGTCCGCGTCGCCCGTGAGCGCGGCCAGTTCACGGACGACGCCGAGATGCTGGACCTCGTCCGCCAGCGCAGTCGTGACAACGCCCGGACGCCGATGCAGTGGTCCGGCGAGGAGACACACGCGGGGTTCACCGACGGCGAGCCGTGGATTCCGGTCAATCCGAACTACCAGGCCGTCAACGTCGCCGACGCCCGCGCCGACGCCGAGTCGGTCTGGCACTACTACCGGCGCGTCGTCGACCTGCGACACGGCTCGGACCTCCTGACCTACGGCGACTACCAGCTCTACCTGCCGGACCACGAGGAGCTGTGGGTCTACACGCGGACCCTCGGCGACGACACGGTGCTCGTCGTGTTGAATTTCTCGGACGCCGAGACGACGTTCGAGCCGCCCGCAGACTTCGTCGGTCGGGACGCCACGCTACTCGTCGGCAACTACGACGTTGAGGGTGCTGTCGACACCGTCGAATCCACGACCCTCCAGCCGTGGGAAGCGCGGGTCTACGACTTGGACTGA
- a CDS encoding sugar phosphate nucleotidyltransferase — protein MKAVVLAGGYATRLWPITKDRPKMLLPVGEDTVIDIIFEDLEEDDRVDEVFVSTNEAFAGEFEEYLAESGFEKPTLSVEETRAEDEKFGVVGAIEELIEREGVDDDLVVVAGDNLLSFEMSEFIDYFKSKGTPAIAAYDVGSYDKAKSYGLVELDGERVVDFQEKPENPKSTLVSIACYAFRQEDLPKFSEYLEDGNNPDEPGWFIQWLQANEDVHAFTFDGAWFDIGTPDSYLDAIAWKLGGKNYINESATVENSELGENVHIMAGATVTDSTLDDTVVFPNTTIVDSEIKRSIIDESTRIEGLEFSGALIGAHTRITDDVVNG, from the coding sequence ATGAAAGCCGTAGTGCTGGCAGGCGGCTACGCGACCCGACTGTGGCCGATCACGAAGGACCGTCCGAAGATGCTCCTCCCGGTTGGTGAGGACACCGTCATCGATATCATCTTCGAGGACCTCGAGGAGGACGACCGCGTCGACGAAGTGTTCGTGAGTACCAACGAGGCCTTCGCCGGGGAGTTCGAGGAGTATCTCGCGGAGAGCGGCTTCGAGAAGCCGACGCTTTCGGTCGAGGAGACCCGCGCCGAAGACGAGAAGTTCGGCGTCGTCGGGGCCATCGAAGAGCTCATTGAGCGCGAGGGTGTCGACGACGACCTCGTCGTCGTTGCCGGTGACAACCTCCTGAGCTTCGAGATGTCGGAGTTCATCGACTACTTCAAATCCAAGGGCACGCCCGCTATCGCCGCGTACGACGTCGGCTCCTACGACAAGGCGAAGTCCTACGGGCTGGTCGAACTCGACGGCGAACGCGTCGTCGACTTCCAGGAGAAACCCGAGAACCCGAAGAGCACGCTCGTCTCCATCGCCTGCTACGCCTTCCGCCAGGAAGACCTCCCGAAATTCTCGGAGTATCTCGAAGACGGCAACAACCCCGACGAGCCGGGCTGGTTCATCCAGTGGCTCCAGGCCAACGAGGACGTCCACGCCTTCACCTTCGACGGCGCGTGGTTCGACATCGGGACCCCGGACAGCTATCTCGACGCCATCGCCTGGAAACTCGGCGGGAAGAACTACATCAACGAGTCGGCCACCGTCGAGAACTCCGAACTCGGCGAGAACGTTCACATCATGGCCGGTGCGACAGTCACGGATTCGACGCTCGACGACACCGTCGTCTTCCCGAACACCACCATCGTCGACTCCGAGATCAAACGCTCCATCATCGACGAGAGCACCCGCATCGAGGGGCTGGAGTTCTCGGGCGCGCTCATCGGTGCACACACGCGAATCACTGACGACGTCGTCAACGGATAA
- a CDS encoding DUF1684 domain-containing protein, whose translation MSVSDGWQAALDALEEHRADKDEFFGEHPQSPIPHDQREIFEGLSYFDPDPAYRFELELHEHETKETVTVATTTEGERDYVAWGEFRFTVDGEEQTLQAYSRDGGGDEFWLPFRDETSGEETYGAGRYLELDAEDRTDEGTWILDFNYAYSPFCAYNEAYECPLVPMANWLEVEIRAGEKTYTPGGE comes from the coding sequence ATGAGCGTATCCGACGGCTGGCAAGCCGCCCTCGATGCCCTGGAGGAGCACCGCGCCGACAAAGACGAGTTCTTCGGCGAGCATCCCCAGTCACCGATTCCGCACGACCAACGCGAGATCTTCGAGGGCCTCTCCTACTTCGACCCCGACCCCGCGTACCGCTTCGAACTGGAACTCCACGAACACGAGACCAAAGAGACCGTCACCGTCGCGACGACGACGGAGGGCGAGCGCGACTACGTCGCGTGGGGAGAATTCCGCTTCACTGTCGACGGCGAAGAGCAGACGCTGCAGGCGTACAGCCGAGACGGCGGTGGAGATGAGTTCTGGCTGCCCTTCCGCGACGAGACGAGCGGCGAGGAGACCTACGGCGCGGGCCGGTATCTCGAACTCGACGCCGAGGACCGCACCGACGAGGGGACGTGGATACTCGACTTCAACTACGCCTACAGTCCGTTCTGTGCCTACAACGAGGCGTACGAGTGTCCGCTCGTGCCGATGGCCAACTGGCTGGAGGTCGAGATTCGGGCCGGAGAGAAGACCTACACACCGGGCGGGGAGTGA
- a CDS encoding DUF7550 family protein, which yields MDDHDHHGDDDGEWRVTAPMQDFTTSQVGTGIAVALVGIVLVFGVPLLLG from the coding sequence ATGGACGACCACGACCACCACGGTGACGACGACGGAGAGTGGCGAGTGACCGCACCGATGCAGGACTTCACGACGAGCCAGGTCGGCACGGGCATCGCCGTCGCCCTCGTCGGCATCGTCCTCGTCTTCGGCGTGCCGCTGCTGCTCGGCTGA
- the hisF gene encoding imidazole glycerol phosphate synthase subunit HisF produces the protein MLTKRIIPCIDVDLDEDGNPAVYTGVNFEDLKYTGDPVEMAKLYNEAGADEFVFLDITASAEGRATMLDTVSRVADEVFIPLTVGGGIRTKDDIKETLRAGADKVSINTAALQRPELVEEGAKAFGNQCIVISVDARRRFDEEGEFYVDVDGESCWFECTIKGGREGTGIDVVEWAREAESRGAGELFVNSIDADGTKDGYDIPLTKAVCDNVSTPVIASSGCGGPEDMYEVFTEAGADAGLAASIFHFDEYTIGDVKQYLDERDVPVRL, from the coding sequence ATGCTCACGAAACGAATCATCCCCTGTATCGACGTCGACCTCGACGAGGACGGCAACCCCGCGGTCTACACGGGTGTCAACTTCGAGGACCTGAAGTACACCGGCGACCCCGTCGAGATGGCCAAACTGTACAACGAGGCCGGAGCCGACGAGTTCGTCTTCCTCGACATCACCGCCTCCGCCGAGGGTCGGGCGACGATGCTCGACACCGTCTCCCGCGTCGCCGACGAGGTCTTTATCCCCCTGACTGTCGGCGGCGGCATCCGCACGAAAGACGACATCAAGGAGACGCTCCGCGCCGGGGCGGACAAGGTCTCCATCAACACCGCCGCGCTCCAACGGCCCGAGTTGGTCGAAGAGGGCGCGAAAGCCTTCGGTAACCAGTGTATCGTCATCTCGGTCGACGCGCGCCGCCGCTTCGACGAGGAGGGCGAGTTCTACGTCGACGTCGACGGCGAGTCCTGCTGGTTCGAATGCACCATCAAGGGTGGCCGCGAAGGAACCGGCATCGACGTCGTCGAGTGGGCCCGCGAGGCCGAATCCCGCGGCGCGGGCGAGCTGTTCGTCAACTCCATCGACGCCGACGGCACGAAGGACGGCTACGACATCCCGCTGACGAAGGCCGTCTGCGACAACGTTTCGACGCCCGTCATCGCCTCCTCCGGCTGTGGCGGTCCCGAGGATATGTACGAGGTCTTCACCGAGGCTGGCGCGGACGCCGGTCTCGCGGCCTCCATCTTCCACTTCGACGAGTACACCATCGGCGACGTGAAGCAGTATCTCGACGAGCGCGACGTGCCGGTTCGGCTGTAA
- a CDS encoding glycoside hydrolase family 13 protein — translation MDSADIDRNWWKEAVVYQVYPRSFNDTDGDGVGDIPGIIEKLDYLEDLGVDVIWLNPVYESPNADNGYDIADYQSIMSEFGTMADWEELLDGLHDRGIKLIMDLVVNHTSDEHEWFVKSRADEGDFRDYYIWREGRTDVDGWTGDLGPDDEAPPNEWGSFFGGPAWEYDEEVGKWYLHIFDVKQPDLNWENEAVREEVFEMMEWWLEQGIDGFRMDVINLISKPPSVTDNDPPLPDDFGATFNGPKIHEYIGEMGDRVLSEDLLTVGEMVGDVSMDDARQYVGRDGDGLSMLFHFDHMLLDRGGDLWQYHGYDLTDLKGVFRHWQKGLEGDGWNSNYLNNHDQPRMVSRFGDDGEYRVESAKLLGTLLHTLHGTPYVYQGEEIGMTNYPFESLDDFQDVDTLNPVSNAIDEGVIESFEAEKESISMLSRDNARTPVQWSGDEEHGGFTDGEPWLGVNPNYDEINVADARADSESVWHYYKELIALRDDSEHKDLIVYGSYDDLWPSHTDLWAYTRTLDDDRLLVVLNFTSETQEFRLPRAEETHAAGDYRDDLPLHAGEVPDLDTELVIANYDVDDADSDPTEFDLRPWEARVYRLS, via the coding sequence ATGGACAGTGCAGACATCGACCGCAACTGGTGGAAAGAGGCGGTCGTCTACCAGGTCTACCCCCGCAGTTTCAACGACACCGACGGCGACGGCGTCGGCGACATCCCCGGCATCATCGAGAAGCTCGACTATCTCGAGGACCTCGGGGTCGACGTTATCTGGCTCAATCCGGTCTACGAGTCGCCCAACGCCGACAACGGCTACGACATCGCCGACTACCAGTCCATCATGAGCGAGTTCGGGACGATGGCCGACTGGGAAGAGTTGTTGGACGGTCTCCACGACCGGGGCATCAAGCTCATCATGGACCTCGTGGTCAACCACACTTCCGACGAACACGAGTGGTTCGTCAAGTCCCGCGCGGACGAGGGGGACTTCCGCGACTACTACATCTGGCGCGAGGGCCGGACGGACGTCGACGGCTGGACGGGCGACCTCGGACCCGACGACGAGGCCCCGCCGAACGAGTGGGGGTCGTTCTTCGGCGGTCCCGCCTGGGAGTACGACGAGGAGGTCGGCAAGTGGTATCTCCACATCTTCGACGTGAAACAGCCCGACCTCAACTGGGAGAACGAGGCGGTCCGCGAGGAGGTCTTCGAGATGATGGAGTGGTGGCTGGAGCAGGGTATCGACGGCTTCCGGATGGACGTCATCAACCTCATCTCCAAGCCGCCGAGCGTCACCGACAACGACCCGCCGCTACCTGACGACTTCGGCGCGACGTTCAACGGGCCGAAGATCCACGAGTACATCGGCGAGATGGGCGACCGCGTCCTCTCGGAGGACCTCCTGACGGTCGGCGAGATGGTCGGCGACGTGTCGATGGACGACGCCCGCCAGTACGTCGGCCGCGACGGCGACGGTCTCAGTATGCTGTTTCACTTCGACCACATGCTCTTGGACCGCGGCGGCGACCTCTGGCAGTACCACGGCTACGACCTGACCGACCTGAAGGGCGTCTTCCGCCACTGGCAGAAGGGGCTGGAGGGCGACGGCTGGAACTCGAACTACCTCAACAACCACGACCAGCCGCGGATGGTCTCGCGCTTCGGCGACGACGGCGAGTACCGCGTCGAGTCCGCGAAACTGCTCGGGACGCTGCTCCACACGCTCCACGGGACGCCCTACGTCTATCAGGGTGAGGAGATCGGCATGACCAACTACCCCTTCGAGAGCCTTGACGACTTCCAGGACGTCGACACGCTCAACCCCGTGAGCAACGCCATCGACGAGGGCGTCATCGAGAGCTTCGAAGCCGAGAAGGAGAGCATCTCGATGCTGAGCCGCGACAACGCCCGGACGCCGGTCCAGTGGTCCGGCGACGAGGAGCACGGCGGCTTCACCGACGGCGAGCCGTGGCTCGGGGTCAACCCCAACTACGACGAGATCAACGTCGCCGACGCCCGCGCCGACTCCGAGTCGGTCTGGCACTACTACAAGGAACTCATCGCGCTCCGCGACGACTCGGAGCACAAGGACCTCATCGTCTACGGCAGTTACGACGACCTCTGGCCGAGCCACACCGACCTCTGGGCCTACACGCGTACGCTCGACGACGACCGTCTGCTCGTCGTGTTGAACTTCACGAGCGAGACCCAGGAGTTCCGCCTGCCCCGTGCCGAGGAGACGCACGCCGCGGGCGACTACCGCGACGACCTCCCGCTGCACGCCGGCGAAGTTCCGGACCTCGACACCGAACTGGTCATCGCCAACTACGACGTCGACGACGCCGACTCGGACCCCACCGAGTTCGACCTCCGGCCGTGGGAGGCGCGGGTCTACCGACTGTCGTAG
- a CDS encoding GNAT family N-acetyltransferase — translation MAALTLRRYREDDAERVRELHETAMRELEAFVDDLPDVDLNDVHGSYVEPGGDFLVGEVDGEVVAMGAFRPVKGYLTDLLSELPPATAEVKRMRVDPAWQGQGFGGQLLTALEERARERGFTHLVLDTTAAMEAAQGLYESHGFELVRRVDVAFGGDALEMLCYRKSLGERD, via the coding sequence ATGGCCGCGCTGACGCTCAGACGCTACCGCGAGGACGACGCCGAGCGCGTCCGGGAGTTACACGAGACGGCGATGCGCGAACTGGAGGCGTTCGTCGACGACCTGCCGGACGTCGACCTGAACGACGTCCACGGGAGCTACGTCGAACCAGGCGGCGACTTTCTGGTCGGCGAGGTTGACGGCGAGGTAGTCGCGATGGGTGCGTTCCGGCCCGTCAAGGGCTATCTGACGGACCTGCTCTCGGAGCTGCCACCGGCGACAGCGGAGGTGAAACGGATGCGCGTCGACCCGGCGTGGCAGGGACAGGGCTTCGGTGGGCAGCTGCTCACGGCACTGGAAGAGCGGGCGCGGGAGCGTGGTTTCACCCACCTCGTGCTCGATACGACGGCGGCGATGGAGGCGGCGCAGGGGCTGTACGAGAGCCACGGCTTCGAGTTGGTCCGGCGGGTCGACGTCGCGTTCGGCGGCGACGCACTGGAGATGCTGTGCTACCGGAAGTCGCTCGGAGAACGGGATTAA
- a CDS encoding transcriptional regulator, with protein MDATTTRQRITDQLRDSPATASTLSETVGVPRSSVYGHLQHIAKSLDGTDEQFLVAPPECRNCGFSAFDDPVNYPSRCPECRNEGIEEAVFKVE; from the coding sequence ATGGACGCCACGACGACGCGACAACGTATCACCGACCAACTCCGCGACAGTCCGGCGACGGCGAGCACGCTCTCGGAAACCGTGGGCGTCCCGCGGTCGTCGGTCTACGGTCACCTCCAACACATCGCCAAGTCGCTCGACGGCACCGACGAGCAGTTCCTCGTCGCCCCGCCGGAGTGTCGCAACTGCGGGTTCAGTGCCTTCGACGACCCGGTGAACTACCCCTCGCGCTGCCCGGAGTGTCGCAACGAGGGCATCGAGGAAGCCGTGTTCAAAGTCGAGTAG